The Microcystis aeruginosa NIES-843 sequence TGCGCGGTGGTTCTCTACCTTTCCCCGTTAAAGTGGAAGAAATTCGCACCGTCGGGGCAACTTTAGGCCAGGATAGCATCCGTCGCAGTATCTACGCCGGTTTAGTGGGTTTACTGTTAGTTTTAATCTTCATGGCGGTTTATTACCGTTTACCCGGTATTATTGCCGATGTTTCCCTGATTATCTATACTATTCTTTCTCTGGGGGCTTTTGCCCTAGTGGGAGTCACCATGACGTTACCCGGTATTGCCGGATTTATCCTCAGTATCGGCATGGCAGTTGATGCAAATGTACTGATTTTTGAGCGTACCCGGGAGGAATTAAGGGCCGGAAAATCCCTATTTCGGGCGGTGGAGTCGGGATTTTACCGGGCTTTTTCCAGTATTCTCGATAGTAATGTTACTACTTTAATCGCCTGTGCTGCCTTATTTTGGTTGGGTTCGGGATTAGTCAAGGGTTTTGCTTTAACTTTAGCCATTGGGGTAGCTGTGAGTATGTTTACCGCTTTAACCTGTAGTCGCACTCTCCTGTTAATCACCGTGTTAAACGTCCCTAGCGTCCGTCAAAAACCGCAACTTTTCTGCCCCAATTTACCGGTAAATCAATAATCAGTAATCAGTAATCAGGAGTCAGGAGCCGGTCGTCAGGAGTCGGTCGTCAGGATTCAGGAGGAGATAGGGTGATAGGGTGATAGGGTGATAGGGTTTTGGGGTGATAGGGTGATGAGACAACTTCCCCACTTCCCCACTTCCCCACTTCCCCACTTCCCCACTTCCCCACTTCCCCACTTCCCCACTGATTACTGCTTACTGATAACTGAAAAATCTCCCCACTCCCCAAATCCCTTTTTTCCTTTTTCCTTTTTCCTTTTTACTTAATCGATATGGCATTTAACGTTACAAAACAGCGTAATTTTTGGTGGACAGTCTCGGCCTTGCTGACGATTGGTAGTATTTTGGCCATGGTAATTTCTTGGTTCACTATTCAAGCGCCTTTGCGACCGAGTTTAGATTTTGTTGGTGGTACGAGAATTCAGATAGAATTAGCCTGTGCCAAAAAGAATAACTGTGAAAAACCCTTAACTACTGCCGAAGTGCAAGTGATTTTAGACGAGGAGGGATTGGGTAACAGTAGTGTGCAGGTGTTGGATAAATATACTTTATCGGTGCGGACGAAAACCCTCGCAGAAGAACAGAGAACAAAATTACTCGACACCTTAAACCAGAAAATCGGTGCCTTTGACCCCGAAACCAGTCAAATCGATACGGTCGGTCCCACCATCGGTCAAGAATTATTTAGGTCGGGATTTTTAGCTTTATTAGTGTCATTTTTTGGCATTGCTGTCTATCTAAGCTTCCGTTTTCAACGGGATTACGCTTTTTTTGCCATTGTCGCCCTGCTGCACGACGTTTTGATCACTTTAGGGGTCTTTGCGGTTTTAGGCTTAATTGCGGGGGTAGAAGTGGATAGTTTATTTTTGGTTTCCCTCTTGACAATTGTGGGCTTTTCTGTTAATGACACAGTGGTAATTTATGATCGCGTTCGGGAAAATTTTGTCAATACCCCCGAATTATCCGTGGATGAAATTGTCGATAATGCGGTGAGTCAAACCCTAACTCGTTCGATTAATACCACCCTGACCACTTTATTGCCTCTGGTGGCGATTTTTCTCTTTGGTGGCACGACTTTAAAATATTTTGCCCTAGCTTTAATTATTGGCTTTGTAGCGGGGGCCTATTCGAGTATTTTTATCGCTAGTACCCTACTAGCTTGGTGGCGCAGTCGTTCCCATCGACCCACACTCAATTACAGTTAGGATGCCATTGGTGAAGAATCAGTGGTTCTTGGATGGGTCGTAATAGTAATTTCAACCTGTTGATTGAGACGACCCAAAATTGAGATCAAACGGTCAATAGTAAAGCGTCCCAAATTAGCACGGCGAATCTGGACAAATTCACTGTGATTAATTCCAGTTCGCACTTGAGCATCGCGGGTTGATAAGTCTTCCTTCTCCAGAACCTTGATAATTTCAGCAGCAAGCAGTGCTTTCGCTTGTCGCACGTCCGCATCTACATCGCCAAAATCGCGGTACACATTACCGCTACCTTGTACCAGTTCAAATTGTTCTTCACTCATGAGAGTTCCTCCTTCAATCCCTTGAGCCGTGCTTTGATAACTTCGACTTCCTGTTGTGGTGTTTTGATAGTTAGGGCTGGCTGAATAAATCTAAAAACCTTGCTGGATAAGACTTTTAGACTTTGTTGAAATCCAAAAGTACCAGATATGGGAGTGATCAGGGGTAAATTCAGGTACTTTTTCCCTGAAAATTAGGTAATTGACCCCCTCAAAATCGGTAAAACCCCACACCCGTTACAGTAGAGCAGGAAGTCGCCTTCCCACCCCCTGCTTCAAAACCGGACTTACGACTTTCGCCGTATCCGGCTCCTGAGTAACTAGGCTACTGTCATTAGTAGAATAATAATGGGAATTATTATTTCCTTGTCTATTCAACCCTCTTGGCTGTATCCCCACCAGACAAGATTGTTGGTTTTAGGGCGTATATGACCGTTGATTGTTGCTTAGACTTCCTAGTTACCCGTCCTTTGTCAGCATATCTTTGATATTACTCAAAGCCTTGGCTTTTAAGGACATCCTCTCCCTCTATTGACTTGCGGATGGTTTCCTACTGCCCCGAACGGGCAGAGTCAATCAGGGTTACTTCGTTCCCTATAACCATTGGTTGAACCCTTAGGATGATACTGTCCACAACAGAGTAACGGGAATGCCTTACTGATAGTGGTATGAGCTATCAGCCCCAACTCTGTTAACTTTTGTTTCGAGCCTGTCAGCCTTTTGGCTCGTGGGTGTTGACGATGGTTAATTCGTATCTTCGCCCCAGGGCTATCCATAGGTTCTGGCTCAACGGGTTTCTGATTTAGGCTATCAGATACCGCTTTTTTTTCCTCGCTCACTACCTCAGATGTACCAAGTCTAAAGCAGCAGGAAATGCCGTCACTCTAGGCATCTAGAGGACAGGACTAAGGTTATTACTAACCCGCACCTGTAGGGTTATAAAGTTATCAAGGTACTACATTTACCAAGCGGCTAATCCTCTAAACGTCTTACTGTCTAGTTTCTAGCCAACGAATCGCACCACACCCTACACCCTACACCCTATACCCTGCCCCTAGGAAAAACTTTTTCAGCAGACCCTAAGTACAGTTGGCTAAAACCGCGCGCACTTGTCGAGAATGCCTCTACTTTCTCAGGAGAAATTCTGTCTAAGCAAGTAATCTCGGTGAACCAAGAATCCCCAAGACTTTAGGCTGGGGAGTGTTAAAAAATTGTTATGGCTAGGGGAGCTTTAAGATTGCTTCGAGGGCTTTGGTGATACAATGAGCCGTTAACTAGCTATCTCTCGGTGGCATGGAGAGCCAAATTGTCAGGAGGTCGAAGCGTGAAAACTCGGTTGCGTTGGTTTTGGGTGGCTTTAGGGGCATTTCTTGCCATTATTGGCGAGGAATTCTTGAGAAAGCTGCTGGCACTCTCTCTGTGGCGTTTTTCTGTTGAGTTACTGTCTGCCTGATGCTAAATATAGCGCTTCTGTCGTGGCTCAAACTCCACAACCGGCTATTGGGCAATCTCAAACAGAGCAGAAAATTGATAATTATTTTAGCCCCATTCAACCAGATGGTACACCCAAATTAGGGATCGATCGCTGGTGGGCAACCGCAGGAGTAGATAAGGAAATTACGGTTAACTGGACGGTAGAAGTTAAGGAAAAAGGCGAATATTATCTCCGTCTAGGTGTAGATTTAGAAAATTTTGATGTAATCAAAAGATTTAGAAAGTGGAAGCTCAGTGATCAGGTTTCTATTAAGATTTCAGATGATTATAATAGACCTGTTTCTAGCTATTGGGACTTAAACAAATTTCAAGCCCAAACAAAGCCTAAACTGGCTTTGTAAGCGGCAAACACATCCCGATTCTCGGTCAGCCACTCAAAGAAACGGAAAGACATCGCTGTCCGAAAAGCTTCCAAGGCTTCCACAAAAGTGTTTAAAGGTCGATTCGCCCACCGCCTTTGCAATCCCCCAGTTAACTGATATCATTTTTCAAAAGTGATGACAGACTTAGTTGATTATTCCAAAGCGCAATTCCGCTCTCGGAAAGGAATTGCGCTTTTAGATGTTAGTCACGACTATTGAAAATTGGTATGATGCCACAGGATAAATGTATAGGCACAAAACACCAAGATAAAATGACGAAGTAAGCTTCGTTTATCCCTGACTTGATATTCCCTTAACCCTAACCATCCTTTGGCTTCTCGGTAGAATACTTCCACCCAATTTCTTTCGGTGTAAGTCCTCACTATCCACGAAGCTGTTACTGTATCTGCCTCAACTACATTGGTGATGAAATAGTGGGACTTAAACAAATTTCAAGCCCAAACAAAGCCTAAACTGGCTTTGTAAGCGGCAAACACATCCCGATTCTCGGTCAGCCACTCAAAGAAACGGAAAGACATCGCTGTCCGAAAAGCTTCCAAGGCTTCCACAAAAGTGTTTAAAGGTCGATTCGCCCACTGC is a genomic window containing:
- a CDS encoding transposase; this encodes MFKSHYFITNVVEADTVTASWIVRTYTERNWVEVFYREAKGWLGLREYQVRDKRSLLRHFILVFCAYTFILWHHTNFQ
- a CDS encoding helix-turn-helix domain-containing protein, with product MSEEQFELVQGSGNVYRDFGDVDADVRQAKALLAAEIIKVLEKEDLSTRDAQVRTGINHSEFVQIRRANLGRFTIDRLISILGRLNQQVEITITTHPRTTDSSPMAS
- the secF gene encoding protein translocase subunit SecF, whose protein sequence is MAFNVTKQRNFWWTVSALLTIGSILAMVISWFTIQAPLRPSLDFVGGTRIQIELACAKKNNCEKPLTTAEVQVILDEEGLGNSSVQVLDKYTLSVRTKTLAEEQRTKLLDTLNQKIGAFDPETSQIDTVGPTIGQELFRSGFLALLVSFFGIAVYLSFRFQRDYAFFAIVALLHDVLITLGVFAVLGLIAGVEVDSLFLVSLLTIVGFSVNDTVVIYDRVRENFVNTPELSVDEIVDNAVSQTLTRSINTTLTTLLPLVAIFLFGGTTLKYFALALIIGFVAGAYSSIFIASTLLAWWRSRSHRPTLNYS